One genomic region from Lycorma delicatula isolate Av1 chromosome 9, ASM4794821v1, whole genome shotgun sequence encodes:
- the LOC142330131 gene encoding uncharacterized protein LOC142330131 — protein MAIYCSRTSMTNLKYLRRLFYWNPLYQSCLQNSVGGTCGSGSEILKNIRCYSKKINDVDCDEDSKPVKFSTSDAAQWKAEYSRMGAKDDGSPPSQPVVVSLSLAAFLLYFLVLRESNDIDIKLAGGSLTDMVANLEEIQLKLVVEDDIKNNRPSDPKVLKRLKELEDLKMMI, from the exons atggcAATATATTGTAGTAGGACTTCCATGACTAATTTGAAATACTTGCGTAGATTATTTTATTGGAACCCATTGTATCAGTCCTGCCTTCAAAATTCTGT tgGTGGGACATGTGGATCTGGAtctgaaatacttaaaaatataagatgctacagtaaaaaaattaatgatgtagaTTGTGATGAAGATTCAAAAcctgttaaattttcaacaagtGATGCAGCACAGTGGAAAGCAGAATACAGTCGCATGGGCGCCAAAGATGATGGTTCTCCTCCATCTCAACCAGTTGTTGTGTCATTAAGCTTAGCtgcatttcttttatatttcttagtGTTGCGTGAATCAAAtgatattgatattaaattagcAGGTGGCTCTTTAACTGATATGGTTGCTAATTTAGaagaaatacagttaaaattagtCGTAGaggatgatattaaaaataataggccATCTGATCCCAAGGTATTAAAAAGGTTAAAGGAGTTGGAAGATTTAaagatgatgatttaa